A window of Clavibacter michiganensis contains these coding sequences:
- a CDS encoding thiolase family protein: MYWRTRADDLVVKAMIGLLERNPQVPKDRIDEVAIAATTQTGDQGLTLGRTAALLAGLPRSVPGYAIDRMCAGAMTSVTATAGGIAFGAYDLAIAGGVEHMGRHPMGFDADPNPRFLAERLVSQDALNMGNTAERIHDRFPALTRERADRYALASQQKTALAYANGEIQPDLVPVATRSESGWGLATRDEAMRPETTLEGLAGLRTPFRPHGRVTAGNSSGLNDGATAALLASGDAVKELGLAPKMTLVSFAFAGVEPEIMGIGPVPSTEKALRKAGLSIDDIGLFELNEAFAIQVLSLLDHFGIDDDDPRVNEYGGAIAVGHPLASSGVRLMNQLARQFEQHPEVRYGLTAMCVGLGQGGSVIWENPHFTGKRKRTK, from the coding sequence ATGTACTGGCGGACCCGCGCCGACGACCTGGTGGTCAAGGCCATGATCGGGTTGCTCGAGCGGAACCCGCAGGTGCCGAAGGACCGGATCGACGAGGTCGCCATCGCGGCCACGACCCAGACGGGCGACCAGGGCCTGACCCTGGGCCGCACGGCCGCGCTCCTGGCCGGCCTCCCGCGCTCGGTGCCCGGCTACGCCATCGACCGGATGTGCGCCGGCGCCATGACGAGCGTCACCGCCACCGCGGGCGGCATCGCGTTCGGCGCCTACGACCTCGCGATCGCGGGCGGCGTCGAGCACATGGGCCGCCACCCCATGGGCTTCGACGCGGACCCGAACCCGCGCTTCCTCGCCGAGCGCCTCGTGAGCCAGGACGCCCTCAACATGGGCAACACGGCCGAGCGGATCCACGACCGGTTCCCCGCGCTCACCCGCGAACGCGCCGACCGCTACGCGCTCGCGAGCCAGCAGAAGACCGCCCTCGCGTACGCGAACGGCGAGATCCAGCCGGACCTCGTGCCCGTCGCGACCCGCTCCGAGAGCGGCTGGGGGCTGGCGACGCGCGACGAGGCCATGCGCCCCGAGACGACGCTGGAGGGACTCGCCGGGCTCCGCACCCCGTTCCGCCCGCACGGCCGCGTCACGGCCGGCAACTCGTCGGGCCTCAACGACGGCGCCACGGCCGCCCTGCTCGCGAGCGGCGATGCCGTGAAGGAGCTCGGCCTCGCGCCGAAGATGACCCTGGTGTCCTTCGCGTTCGCAGGCGTCGAGCCCGAGATCATGGGCATCGGCCCCGTGCCGAGCACGGAGAAGGCGCTCCGCAAGGCCGGCCTCTCGATCGACGACATCGGGCTCTTCGAGCTCAACGAGGCGTTCGCCATCCAGGTGCTCAGCCTCCTCGACCACTTCGGCATCGACGACGACGACCCGCGCGTCAACGAGTACGGCGGCGCCATCGCCGTCGGCCATCCGCTCGCGTCCAGCGGCGTGCGGCTGATGAACCAGCTCGCGCGCCAGTTCGAGCAGCACCCCGAGGTCCGCTACGGCCTCACGGCGATGTGCGTCGGCCTCGGCCAGGGCGGCAGCGTCATCTGGGAGAACCCGCACTTCACCGGCAAGAGGAAGAGGACCAAGTGA
- the zapE gene encoding cell division protein ZapE, producing MTNAEIGSPSHDAEGTAPGALVGRSPSITGQEIAAHLVPPRQFDDARFDTYRPDPEYDTQAQAVEVLRAFSGDRAGSRGGLFSRKKAPALKPGVYLDGGFGVGKTHLLASLWHAMPGPKYFGTFIEYTALVGALGYQGAVGILRGATLVAIDEFELDDPGDTMMMTRLLSDLVADGTRIAATSNTPPNALGEGRFAAADFLREIQAMSDRFDTIRIDGLDYRRRAFEGHAVTVDADDLDARADAAQAGGRAVTVDAFPELVAHLSRLHPSKYVKVIEGVDAIALRDVTQLQGQTDALRFVAFVDRVYDAQIPLLASGTPFDEAFSAEMLAGGYRKKYLRAISRLISLTAAGRDI from the coding sequence GTGACGAACGCCGAGATCGGATCGCCGAGCCACGACGCGGAGGGCACGGCACCGGGTGCGCTCGTCGGCCGCTCGCCGAGCATCACCGGCCAGGAGATCGCCGCGCACCTCGTGCCGCCACGCCAGTTCGACGACGCGCGGTTCGACACCTACCGGCCCGACCCCGAGTACGACACTCAGGCGCAGGCCGTCGAGGTGCTGCGCGCGTTCTCGGGCGACAGGGCCGGATCCCGCGGCGGCCTGTTCTCGCGCAAGAAGGCGCCCGCCCTGAAGCCCGGCGTCTACCTCGACGGCGGGTTCGGCGTCGGCAAGACGCACCTCCTCGCGTCGCTCTGGCACGCCATGCCGGGACCGAAGTACTTCGGCACCTTCATCGAGTACACGGCGCTCGTCGGGGCTCTCGGCTACCAGGGCGCCGTCGGCATCCTCCGCGGAGCGACGCTCGTGGCCATCGACGAGTTCGAGCTCGACGACCCGGGCGACACGATGATGATGACGCGCCTGCTGTCCGACCTCGTGGCCGACGGCACGCGCATCGCCGCGACGAGCAACACGCCGCCGAACGCCCTGGGGGAGGGGCGCTTCGCGGCGGCCGACTTCCTCCGCGAGATCCAGGCCATGAGCGACCGGTTCGACACCATCCGCATCGACGGCCTCGACTACCGGCGCCGCGCCTTCGAAGGCCACGCGGTCACCGTCGACGCCGACGACCTCGACGCACGGGCCGATGCCGCGCAGGCCGGCGGCCGGGCCGTGACCGTCGACGCCTTCCCCGAGCTGGTCGCGCACCTCTCGCGGCTGCACCCCTCGAAGTACGTGAAGGTCATCGAGGGCGTCGACGCCATCGCGCTCCGCGACGTGACCCAGCTGCAGGGCCAGACCGACGCGCTCCGCTTCGTCGCCTTCGTGGACCGGGTCTACGACGCGCAGATCCCGCTGCTCGCGTCGGGCACGCCGTTCGACGAGGCGTTCTCGGCCGAGATGCTCGCGGGCGGTTACCGCAAGAAGTACCTGCGCGCGATCTCGCGGCTCATCTCGCTCACCGCGGCCGGACGCGACATCTAG
- a CDS encoding 3-hydroxyacyl-CoA dehydrogenase NAD-binding domain-containing protein: MTDTSRFRELVALDPDEVVTHSLVRDVPLPSGGVLALVTLDNGRDHTRPSTLGPATLLELADALDGLAARAAAGEIRGVAITGKPFILAAGADLSKVGEIPSREVGRQMAQLGHDTLGRLHRLGVPSFTFINGLALGGGLEIGLNSDYRTVDESVPAVALPEVFLGIIPGWGGAWLLPNLIGIENALKVIIENPLKNNRTIKAADVMELGIADASFPSASFLEQSIRWADGVISGAVEVKRPNAPGRLERIAKWDIAIGIARKSLEQRIGTVAQSPYRALDLLKAARNTTREEGFAAEDEALADLISGDQFRASIYAFDLVQKRAKRPAGAPDKALARKVTKVGVVGAGLMASQFALLFVRRLQVPVVITDLDQTRVDAGVAGIHGEIRKLAEKGRISPDEANRLTALVTGTTDKADFADADWVIEAVFEELSVKQQVFAEIEQHVSATAILATNTSSLSVERIGERLANPERLVGFHFFNPVAVMPLIEVVRTPQTTDETLATAMQVAKTLKKNAVITRDTPGFVVNRILAKVLGEAMHAVDTGTPFEVVDRSLAPFGLPMTPFELLELVGLKVGAHVLDTHHAAFPDRFFESPNLHRLAELGRIYSRDAKGRPTGFDKEAVRIVKGGTDPMTGDEIRERVETGLADEVHRMLEDDVVHAAEDIDLCLILGAGYPFQMGGLTPYLDRVGASDRAFGDTFHHPPIRGVE, translated from the coding sequence GTGACCGACACCAGCCGCTTCCGGGAGCTCGTGGCGCTCGATCCCGACGAGGTCGTCACGCACTCGCTCGTCCGCGACGTGCCGCTGCCCTCCGGCGGCGTGCTCGCGCTCGTCACGCTCGACAACGGCCGCGACCACACGCGGCCCTCCACCCTCGGGCCGGCCACCCTCCTGGAGCTCGCGGACGCGCTCGACGGCCTCGCCGCCCGGGCGGCCGCCGGGGAGATCCGCGGCGTCGCGATCACCGGCAAGCCGTTCATCCTCGCCGCCGGCGCGGACCTCAGCAAGGTCGGCGAGATCCCCAGCCGCGAGGTCGGCCGCCAGATGGCGCAGCTCGGGCACGACACCCTGGGCCGCCTGCACCGCCTCGGCGTGCCGTCGTTCACCTTCATCAACGGGCTCGCGCTCGGCGGCGGGCTCGAGATCGGCCTGAACTCCGACTACCGCACGGTCGACGAGTCCGTGCCCGCCGTGGCGCTGCCCGAGGTCTTCCTCGGCATCATCCCCGGCTGGGGCGGGGCGTGGCTGCTGCCGAACCTCATCGGCATCGAGAACGCGCTCAAGGTGATCATCGAGAACCCGCTCAAGAACAACCGCACGATCAAGGCGGCCGACGTGATGGAGCTCGGCATCGCCGACGCGTCGTTCCCGTCCGCGTCGTTCCTCGAGCAGTCGATCCGCTGGGCCGACGGCGTCATCTCCGGCGCGGTCGAGGTGAAGCGCCCCAACGCTCCGGGCCGCCTCGAGCGCATCGCCAAGTGGGACATCGCCATCGGCATCGCGCGGAAGTCGCTCGAGCAGCGGATCGGCACGGTCGCCCAGTCGCCGTACCGCGCGCTCGACCTGCTGAAGGCGGCCAGGAACACGACGCGCGAGGAGGGCTTCGCCGCCGAGGACGAGGCCCTCGCGGACCTCATCTCGGGCGACCAGTTCCGCGCCAGCATCTACGCGTTCGACCTGGTGCAGAAGCGCGCGAAGCGGCCAGCGGGAGCGCCCGACAAGGCGCTCGCCCGCAAGGTCACCAAGGTCGGGGTCGTCGGCGCCGGCCTCATGGCGTCGCAGTTCGCCCTGCTGTTCGTGCGCAGGCTCCAGGTGCCCGTGGTCATCACGGACCTCGACCAGACACGCGTCGACGCGGGGGTCGCCGGCATCCATGGCGAGATCCGGAAGCTCGCCGAGAAGGGGCGCATCTCCCCCGACGAGGCCAACCGGCTGACGGCGCTCGTCACGGGCACGACCGACAAGGCCGACTTCGCCGACGCGGACTGGGTCATCGAGGCCGTGTTCGAGGAGCTGAGCGTGAAGCAGCAGGTGTTCGCCGAGATCGAGCAGCACGTCTCCGCGACGGCCATCCTGGCGACCAACACGTCGAGCCTGTCCGTCGAGCGCATCGGGGAGCGGCTCGCGAACCCGGAGCGCCTCGTCGGGTTCCACTTCTTCAACCCCGTGGCCGTGATGCCGCTCATCGAGGTCGTGCGCACGCCGCAGACGACGGACGAGACGCTCGCGACGGCGATGCAGGTCGCGAAGACGCTGAAGAAGAACGCCGTCATCACGCGGGACACGCCCGGCTTCGTGGTGAACCGGATCCTGGCCAAGGTGCTGGGCGAGGCCATGCACGCGGTGGACACGGGCACGCCCTTCGAGGTCGTCGACCGCTCGCTCGCCCCGTTCGGCCTGCCGATGACGCCGTTCGAGCTGCTCGAGCTCGTGGGACTCAAGGTGGGTGCGCACGTGCTCGACACGCACCACGCCGCGTTCCCCGACCGCTTCTTCGAGAGCCCCAACCTGCACCGGCTCGCCGAGCTCGGGCGGATCTACTCCCGCGACGCCAAGGGCCGCCCCACGGGATTCGACAAGGAGGCCGTCCGCATCGTGAAGGGCGGCACCGATCCGATGACCGGCGACGAGATCCGCGAGCGCGTCGAGACGGGCCTCGCGGACGAGGTGCACCGCATGCTCGAGGACGACGTGGTGCACGCGGCCGAGGACATCGACCTGTGCCTCATCCTCGGCGCCGGCTACCCGTTCCAGATGGGCGGCCTGACGCCGTACCTCGATCGCGTCGGGGCGAGCGATCGCGCCTTCGGCGACACGTTCCACCACCCGCCGATCCGCGGCGTGGAGTAG
- a CDS encoding sulfurtransferase yields the protein MAVEPDTTPRFAEYAHPERLVSGDWLQERLADGALTPGLVVVESDEDVLLYETGHIPGAVKLDWHTDLNDPVQRDYVDGERFAQLMSERGIARDSTVVIYGDKSNWWAAYALWVFTLFGHEDVRLLDGGRDKWIAEGRPTTTDRPAVTPVEYPVVERRDEEIRAFKDDVLAHLGNPLIDVRSPEEYTGQRTTAPAYPEEGSLRAGHIPSSKNVPWAKAAAEDGSFKTRAELDAVYRDGAGLGDGDDVVVLCRIGERSSHTWFVLTHLLGFEGVRNYDGSWTEWGSAVRVPIVQGAEPGELPAR from the coding sequence ATGGCCGTCGAGCCGGACACCACCCCCAGGTTCGCCGAGTACGCCCACCCGGAGCGACTCGTCAGCGGCGACTGGCTCCAGGAGCGCCTCGCAGACGGCGCCCTGACGCCCGGTCTGGTGGTCGTCGAGTCCGACGAGGACGTGCTGCTCTACGAGACCGGCCACATCCCCGGCGCGGTCAAGCTCGACTGGCACACCGACCTCAACGACCCCGTGCAGCGCGACTACGTCGACGGCGAGCGGTTCGCGCAGCTCATGTCCGAGCGCGGCATCGCGCGCGACAGCACGGTCGTCATCTACGGCGACAAGAGCAACTGGTGGGCCGCGTACGCCCTCTGGGTATTCACGCTGTTCGGGCACGAGGACGTGCGCCTGCTCGACGGCGGCCGCGACAAGTGGATCGCCGAGGGCCGCCCGACCACGACCGACCGGCCGGCGGTCACCCCCGTCGAGTACCCCGTCGTCGAGCGCCGCGACGAGGAGATCCGCGCGTTCAAGGACGACGTGCTCGCGCACCTCGGCAACCCGCTCATCGACGTCCGCAGCCCCGAGGAGTACACCGGCCAGCGCACGACCGCGCCGGCATACCCCGAGGAGGGCTCGCTCCGCGCCGGCCACATCCCCTCGTCGAAGAACGTCCCGTGGGCGAAGGCCGCGGCCGAGGACGGGTCCTTCAAGACGCGCGCCGAGCTCGACGCGGTCTACCGCGACGGTGCGGGCCTCGGCGACGGCGATGACGTGGTGGTGCTGTGCCGCATCGGCGAGCGCTCGAGCCACACGTGGTTCGTCCTGACGCACCTGCTGGGCTTCGAAGGCGTCCGCAACTACGACGGCTCCTGGACCGAGTGGGGCTCCGCCGTGCGCGTCCCCATCGTCCAGGGCGCCGAGCCCGGGGAGCTGCCCGCCCGATGA
- a CDS encoding aldo/keto reductase produces MASPLITLNNGVTIPQLGFGVFQTPPAETQQAVERAFEAGYRHIDTAAGYYNEEGVGAAIKATGIPREELFITTKLRNGDQGADSARSAFEDSRRKLGVDAVDLYLIHWPYPKHGLYVETWKTFEALHAEGLIRAIGVSNFLPEHLEKLAAESDVVPAVNQIEVHPTFQQHDLSTFSVERGIEVEAYSPLGQGADLESEIVTRLAKEHDATPAQVVLAWHLAQGRIVIPKSVTPERIVQNFQSIEVELTVEELAEIDTLETGTRLGADPATADFTQFPS; encoded by the coding sequence ATGGCATCCCCCCTCATCACCCTGAACAACGGCGTCACCATCCCGCAGCTGGGCTTCGGCGTCTTCCAGACCCCGCCCGCCGAGACGCAGCAGGCCGTGGAGCGCGCGTTCGAGGCCGGCTATCGCCACATCGACACCGCCGCCGGCTACTACAACGAGGAGGGCGTGGGCGCCGCCATCAAGGCGACGGGCATCCCGCGCGAGGAGCTCTTCATCACCACGAAGCTCCGCAACGGCGACCAGGGCGCGGACAGCGCCCGCAGCGCCTTCGAGGACAGCCGGCGCAAGCTCGGCGTCGACGCGGTGGACCTCTACCTGATCCACTGGCCCTACCCGAAGCACGGCCTGTACGTCGAGACCTGGAAGACCTTCGAGGCGCTGCACGCCGAGGGCCTCATCCGCGCGATCGGCGTCTCCAACTTCCTCCCGGAGCACCTGGAGAAGCTGGCCGCCGAGAGCGACGTCGTGCCCGCGGTGAACCAGATCGAGGTGCACCCGACGTTCCAGCAGCACGACCTCTCCACCTTCTCGGTCGAGCGCGGCATCGAGGTCGAGGCGTACAGCCCGCTCGGCCAGGGCGCCGACCTGGAGTCGGAGATCGTGACGCGCCTCGCGAAGGAGCACGACGCCACCCCCGCGCAGGTCGTGCTCGCGTGGCACCTCGCGCAGGGTCGCATCGTCATCCCGAAGTCGGTCACGCCGGAGCGCATCGTGCAGAACTTCCAGAGCATCGAGGTGGAGCTCACGGTCGAGGAGCTCGCCGAGATCGACACCCTGGAGACCGGCACGCGCCTCGGCGCCGACCCGGCGACGGCGGACTTCACGCAGTTCCCGTCCTGA
- a CDS encoding ribonuclease D, with translation MNAPSDTPDPDATGGDAPVPSTPAGLSRPAMGPSLFSDVPGSTATDAVVARSRTGTRRTAAAPAAQSAPGSASGDTPALARVAETDAPAPKPLREAAATGDLTVIDTREEYLRAVEAIAAGTGPIAVDAERASGFRYSQRAYLIQVFRRGAGTFLFDPPAVGGFSELDAVIRDVEWVLHAASQDLACLREVGLDPQRIFDTELASRLLGLPRVGLGTVVEELLGIHLAKEHSAADWSTRPLPRAWLVYAALDVELLVDVRDEIARRLEEQGKTGIAEQEFAATIAKEAKPARVEPWRRLSGLHGVRGGRNLAVAKELWEARDAYAREVDTSPGRLVPDGSLVAVARVLPQTKRDLAAVREFSGRASRSEIDRWWAAVERGLAATEFPQLRGTGETMPPPKAWADKDPAADRRLKRARVAVQEVATAMGVPQENLLTPEVLRRVAWTPPDDLAPEAVATALESWGARPWQVEATAAPVAAAFVDAGQADDVTDDGAS, from the coding sequence GTGAACGCCCCGTCCGACACCCCCGACCCCGACGCGACCGGCGGCGATGCTCCCGTCCCGTCGACTCCCGCCGGCCTGAGCCGCCCGGCCATGGGCCCGTCCCTGTTCTCCGACGTGCCAGGATCAACCGCCACCGACGCGGTCGTCGCCCGGAGCCGGACGGGCACCCGGCGGACCGCGGCCGCCCCGGCGGCCCAGTCGGCGCCCGGCTCCGCGTCCGGCGACACGCCCGCCCTGGCGCGGGTCGCGGAGACCGACGCCCCCGCGCCCAAGCCCCTCCGTGAGGCCGCCGCGACAGGCGACCTCACCGTCATCGACACCCGGGAGGAGTACCTCCGCGCCGTCGAGGCGATCGCGGCCGGCACCGGTCCCATCGCGGTCGACGCCGAGCGCGCGTCGGGCTTCCGCTACAGCCAGCGTGCGTACCTCATCCAGGTGTTCCGCCGCGGGGCCGGCACGTTCCTCTTCGACCCGCCCGCGGTGGGCGGCTTCTCGGAGCTCGACGCCGTGATCCGCGACGTCGAGTGGGTGCTGCACGCCGCGAGCCAGGACCTCGCCTGCCTCCGCGAGGTGGGCCTCGACCCGCAGCGCATCTTCGACACCGAGCTCGCCTCGCGACTCCTCGGCCTGCCCCGCGTGGGCCTGGGCACGGTCGTGGAGGAGCTGCTCGGGATCCACCTGGCCAAGGAGCACTCGGCCGCCGACTGGTCGACCCGCCCGCTCCCCCGCGCCTGGCTCGTCTACGCCGCGCTCGACGTGGAGCTGCTCGTCGACGTGCGCGACGAGATCGCCCGCCGCCTCGAGGAGCAGGGCAAGACCGGCATCGCCGAGCAGGAGTTCGCCGCGACCATCGCCAAGGAGGCGAAGCCCGCGCGGGTGGAGCCGTGGCGTCGTCTGAGCGGCCTGCACGGGGTCCGCGGCGGACGCAACCTCGCGGTCGCGAAGGAGCTGTGGGAGGCCCGCGACGCCTACGCGCGCGAGGTCGACACGAGCCCCGGACGCCTCGTCCCCGACGGGTCGCTCGTCGCGGTCGCGCGCGTCCTGCCGCAGACCAAGCGCGACCTCGCCGCGGTGCGCGAGTTCTCGGGCCGCGCGAGCCGCAGCGAGATCGACCGCTGGTGGGCCGCCGTGGAGCGGGGCCTCGCCGCGACCGAGTTCCCGCAGCTGCGCGGCACGGGCGAGACCATGCCGCCGCCGAAGGCGTGGGCCGACAAGGACCCCGCCGCCGACCGCCGACTCAAGCGCGCCCGCGTCGCCGTCCAGGAGGTCGCGACCGCGATGGGCGTGCCGCAGGAGAACCTGCTCACGCCCGAGGTGCTGCGTCGCGTCGCGTGGACGCCGCCCGACGACCTCGCGCCCGAGGCCGTCGCGACGGCCCTCGAGTCCTGGGGTGCGCGCCCCTGGCAGGTCGAGGCGACGGCCGCTCCGGTGGCGGCGGCCTTTGTCGATGCCGGCCAAGCCGACGACGTGACCGACGACGGGGCCTCGTAG
- a CDS encoding SufE family protein, whose protein sequence is MTGTPELPAALAEIRDDFLALEQRDRLLLLLDFSNELPELPARYADHPDLLERVEECQSPVFMFVEVVDGDVHVHAQAPAEAPTSRGFASILAQGLDGLPADVVLAVPDDYPSTIGLDAAVSPLRMRGMTAMLGRVKRQVRERLAG, encoded by the coding sequence ATGACCGGCACGCCCGAGCTGCCCGCGGCGCTCGCCGAGATCCGCGACGACTTCCTCGCGCTGGAGCAGCGGGACCGGCTCCTCCTCCTGCTCGACTTCAGCAACGAGCTGCCCGAGCTGCCGGCACGGTACGCCGACCACCCGGACCTCCTCGAGCGCGTGGAGGAGTGCCAGTCGCCCGTGTTCATGTTCGTGGAGGTCGTGGACGGCGACGTGCACGTGCACGCGCAGGCGCCGGCCGAGGCCCCGACGAGCCGCGGGTTCGCGTCGATCCTCGCGCAGGGCCTCGACGGGCTCCCCGCCGACGTGGTGCTCGCCGTGCCCGACGACTACCCGTCCACCATCGGGCTCGACGCCGCCGTGTCGCCGCTGCGCATGCGCGGCATGACGGCCATGCTCGGGCGGGTCAAGCGGCAGGTGCGCGAGCGGCTCGCCGGATGA
- a CDS encoding dihydrofolate reductase family protein: MRITRVLPVAGPADAASSHVLDDAGTRTWLEDLYRPGSADHVRLNFVASVDGSVVGADGTSDSLSSVVDRRILGVIRELADVVLVGAGTVRAERYVLPRRTPLAVATSSGDLEGHRFDPDAAQGRLLVLCPPEARDRAVATLDGVPAEIVTVPLGAAADGRMSGDVVVDALRGRGLTHVVCEGGPALAASLVSAGRVDELCLTTSPELATPLTPLVPAGSGIHAPMRLDQLLVDDDHRTYARWAMRRG; encoded by the coding sequence ATGAGGATCACGCGGGTCCTCCCCGTCGCCGGTCCGGCCGACGCTGCTTCCTCGCACGTGCTGGACGACGCCGGCACGAGGACGTGGCTGGAGGACCTCTACCGTCCGGGATCCGCCGACCACGTCCGCCTCAACTTCGTGGCGTCGGTCGACGGCAGCGTGGTCGGCGCCGACGGCACGTCCGACAGCCTGTCGAGCGTCGTCGACCGGCGGATCCTCGGCGTCATCCGCGAGCTCGCCGACGTCGTCCTCGTCGGCGCGGGCACGGTGCGCGCCGAGCGCTACGTCCTCCCCCGTCGGACGCCGCTGGCAGTCGCCACCTCGTCGGGCGACCTGGAGGGTCACCGCTTCGACCCGGACGCCGCGCAGGGCCGCCTCCTCGTGCTCTGCCCGCCGGAGGCGCGCGACCGCGCCGTCGCGACGCTCGACGGCGTGCCGGCGGAGATCGTGACCGTGCCCCTGGGCGCTGCGGCCGACGGGCGGATGTCCGGCGACGTCGTCGTCGACGCGCTCCGCGGACGCGGCCTGACGCACGTGGTGTGCGAGGGCGGGCCGGCGCTCGCCGCGTCCCTCGTCTCCGCGGGCCGGGTCGACGAGCTCTGCCTGACCACGTCGCCCGAGCTCGCGACGCCGCTGACGCCGCTCGTCCCGGCGGGCTCCGGCATCCACGCGCCGATGCGGCTCGACCAGCTGCTCGTCGACGACGACCACCGCACCTACGCGCGCTGGGCGATGCGGCGGGGCTGA
- a CDS encoding DUF3000 domain-containing protein, with protein sequence MVETRDSAEDPPEFRAALDALRRATTRSELVLTEIPSPSSNLAPYAVALAADVSPSGHASDSELGTGRFILLHDPEEPEAWGGAFRVVCFAQAPLETDMGTDPFLADVAWSWLVDGLASRGARYSSPSGTATRIISTGYGELARQGSGAKIELRASWTPADADVTAHVEGWGELLCMLAGLPPAGEGVTLLSARRTRT encoded by the coding sequence GTGGTAGAGACCCGTGACAGTGCCGAGGATCCACCCGAGTTCCGCGCGGCGCTGGACGCGCTGCGGCGCGCGACCACGAGGTCCGAGCTCGTGCTGACGGAGATCCCCTCGCCCTCGAGCAACCTGGCGCCGTACGCCGTGGCGCTCGCCGCGGACGTCTCGCCCTCGGGCCATGCCTCCGACTCGGAGCTCGGCACCGGCCGCTTCATCCTGCTGCACGACCCCGAGGAGCCGGAGGCGTGGGGCGGCGCCTTCCGCGTCGTCTGCTTCGCGCAGGCACCGCTCGAGACCGACATGGGGACGGATCCGTTCCTCGCCGACGTCGCCTGGTCATGGCTCGTCGACGGCCTGGCATCGCGCGGCGCCCGCTACTCCTCGCCCTCCGGGACCGCCACCCGGATCATCTCGACCGGCTACGGCGAGCTGGCCCGCCAGGGCAGCGGCGCCAAGATCGAGCTGCGCGCCTCGTGGACGCCGGCGGACGCCGACGTGACCGCCCATGTGGAAGGCTGGGGGGAACTACTGTGCATGCTCGCAGGGCTCCCTCCCGCGGGCGAAGGAGTGACACTGCTATCAGCGCGACGCACCCGGACGTGA
- a CDS encoding ammonium transporter, with the protein MDQGNTAFLLIAAALVLLMTPGLAFFYGGLVKAKSVISMMMMSFGAMGLIGLLWVLYGYAIAFGNGPDGAAGNPRFVGIDGVLGIDLGQLGLGDAYTAALGDQTSAYPTLAFAAFQATFAIITVALISGAIADRAKFGAWMVFAGVWATVVYFPVASWVFNFTLADGATVDGGWIAYNVGAIDFAGGTAVHINAGAAALALSLVLGKRVGFAKGMHVPHNPPFVLLGAGLLWFGWFGFNAGSELAADGIAAIAFLNTIAAPAAAILGWLVVEKIRDGKPTSVGAASGAVAGLVAITPACAALSPTWAIVLGLIAGAVCAVAIELKFKLGFDDSLDVVGIHLIGGLIGTLYIGIFATNVGLIYSGSLEQLGKQALAAFAVLIYSFVLSYVIGTIIQKTMGFRVKNEDEIAGIDTIVHGEEGYVLETSGR; encoded by the coding sequence ATGGATCAAGGCAACACCGCCTTCCTCCTGATCGCCGCGGCGCTGGTCCTCCTGATGACGCCGGGTCTGGCGTTCTTCTACGGCGGGCTCGTCAAGGCCAAGAGCGTCATCAGCATGATGATGATGAGCTTCGGGGCCATGGGCCTCATCGGGCTCCTCTGGGTCCTGTACGGCTACGCCATCGCGTTCGGCAACGGGCCAGACGGCGCGGCGGGCAACCCGCGCTTCGTCGGCATCGACGGCGTCCTCGGCATCGACCTCGGCCAGCTCGGCCTCGGCGACGCGTACACCGCGGCCCTCGGCGACCAGACGTCGGCGTACCCCACGCTCGCCTTCGCCGCCTTCCAGGCCACGTTCGCCATCATCACGGTCGCCCTCATCTCCGGGGCCATCGCCGACCGCGCCAAGTTCGGCGCGTGGATGGTGTTCGCGGGCGTCTGGGCCACGGTCGTCTACTTCCCGGTCGCCAGCTGGGTCTTCAACTTCACGCTCGCCGACGGCGCCACCGTCGACGGCGGGTGGATCGCCTACAACGTCGGTGCCATCGACTTCGCGGGCGGCACGGCGGTCCACATCAACGCGGGTGCCGCGGCGCTCGCCCTCTCGCTGGTGCTCGGCAAGCGCGTCGGGTTCGCCAAGGGCATGCACGTGCCGCACAACCCGCCGTTCGTGCTCCTCGGCGCCGGCCTCCTCTGGTTCGGCTGGTTCGGCTTCAACGCCGGCTCCGAGCTCGCGGCCGACGGCATCGCGGCCATCGCGTTCCTCAACACCATCGCCGCCCCGGCCGCCGCGATCCTCGGCTGGCTCGTGGTCGAGAAGATCCGCGACGGCAAGCCGACCTCGGTGGGCGCCGCCTCCGGCGCGGTCGCGGGACTCGTCGCGATCACCCCGGCGTGCGCCGCGCTCTCGCCGACCTGGGCCATCGTCCTCGGCCTCATCGCCGGTGCCGTCTGCGCCGTCGCGATCGAGCTGAAGTTCAAGCTCGGCTTCGACGACTCGCTCGACGTGGTGGGCATCCACCTCATCGGCGGCCTCATCGGCACGCTGTACATCGGCATCTTCGCCACGAACGTCGGCCTCATCTACTCGGGCTCGCTCGAGCAGCTCGGCAAGCAGGCCCTCGCCGCGTTCGCGGTGCTGATCTACTCGTTCGTGCTCTCGTACGTCATCGGCACGATCATCCAGAAGACCATGGGCTTCCGGGTGAAGAACGAGGACGAGATCGCGGGCATCGACACGATCGTCCACGGCGAGGAGGGCTACGTGCTGGAGACCTCCGGCCGCTGA